DNA from Rhipicephalus sanguineus isolate Rsan-2018 chromosome 11, BIME_Rsan_1.4, whole genome shotgun sequence:
ctttccttggtccccttcacacaggagccgccctctcgtctgccgccaacgctccgcactgttattgccgaagaggtcgctcaagccgttcccgtcgctcaccatcagcagtccgtggccgcgcctcttacatatgcgccggcTATGCAACCCGTAGCCTCACCTcttacgtatgcccaggtggtgcgtaggcctccccggcagccttacccacctatgcagcaatattCCCACCaatctgcacctcttcctacatcttgggccgagccgcgagtgagcacttcttggaggactcctgacaatcgccccatttgttacgcctgcggtactccagggcacgttgcgcgatattgtcgccgtcgctttcaaacatccaATGACGCTAtccggccgttccaatacggcgctcatcccatgcgcccatctcctacccGACCCTCACCAccggatgcttacactgacctccctgcctttccgtcgcgccgctcaccatctcctcgacggcgatcgctctccccaatgcgtcgccgacccggaccctcgaaccaggaaaactaaacgccgcagttcaagaggcaagaactgcgccatcttcgaactgcccaagtcctcgcacttctCCTGCTAACGTAGTtgccgtatctgtcgatggtgttccttcgtttgcccttgtagacaccggcgcagccgtttctgttatagccgccaagctctgccgttcactacgcaaagtgaccacgccgctctctggactgtcgctacgcacggccagcgcacagcacatcacacctctcgcagcctgtactgcccgcgtattcatacaaggcactatgtacgtcgtaGAGTTTATAGTTCTTTCTgcttgctcgcacgacgtcatcctcgggtgggattttctatcacgtcacaatgccgtcatcgactgtgcacgcgctgaagttgaattttcgccgctgtgtgcagagacattccacgacgctcttgttcagctgcctaaactcgtcgtgcgcgaggacaccgacattccgcctgcctcacttgccgttgtccctgtcttttgcggtggcctcaacgatgctacggtcttgttcacactTTCCGACACCTTCTTGAGccgcagagccgtcccactgccttttgctgctcttgacatcgctgccggccacagcaatatttttgtctacaatcccctctccgcaccggttacgttgcttgtcggcgaatgtctcggtcgcgtggaagagcttgactcttcgttctttctgaacatgccagacgaatcgtgtcatactgactcgagcgaccttcttgccctttcaacaccggagggctcgtcgagtgaattattcacgagttcaatcgccgataccctgactgccgaagaacgcgccgcgcttcttcgacttctccaacgcttctcgacttcgttcgatgtttctcagccgcagttgggccgcacgtcggaagtccaccactacattgacaccggttcgcaccagccgttgcgtcaaagaccgtaccgcgtctctgctgcagagcgtcgcgtcatcaacgaccaggtcgaagatatgctacgccgtggcgttattcaaccatcccacagtccttgggcatctcctgtcgtgccgATAAGTGTGCATCGTTGCACATGTGCGGTACCACACCCGTCGGGATGAGGCCCACCACCTTTACGGTGTCGGGCGTCCCCATTTCCTCTCTGCAGGACAACGAGCCCCTGCGCTTCCTGGGACGTCCCGTGGGCTTCCGTATCCCTTCCGGCACGGGTTCTACCATTGACAACGCCATCTCCCAGGCCCGCGCCATCATGTCGTCCATGCTGGCGCCTTGGCAAAGGCTCGACGCCATACGGACCTTCGTCTATCCGGCGTTGAACTTCGCCATGAGGTGCGGCGTCTACTCGAAAACCGATTGGCGACGGCTCGACGAGGCCGTGCGCCCCCTGGTTAAGAGGACGCTTTACCTGCCGGTCAACGCCTCTACCCACTACATCTACGGGAGCGCCGCCGGCGGAGCTGCTGCCATCCCCGTGGCCGCGGAGTTAAGCGATGTGTGTCGCATTGACTCTGCGTTCAAACTGCTCACCACGGCGGACCGGGAGCTGCGTGACATGGCCCTCTCCGATGCCTACGCGGTGGCCTCGGCGCGTCTCGGCTGGGAGGCGACCCGGTCGGAGCTCGAGGCCTACCTCTCCGGAGACATCGAGGGCGTCTTCCGCACCCCCGCAACGCAGCTCCGGTCGGTCTGGACGGAAGCCCGCAAGGCTTCCCGTCGACTCCACGTTGCTTGGACCATCGCGCCGGACAACACGACCCTCACCTGCGCCGACGTTACCATCACGTCGACGCATCGGAACCGCGTCATGCGGTCGATCCGTGAGGTGCTCGCAGCTGACCGTGACCGCGCCCTACACGCCCAGCCAAACCAGGGGAAGGTGATGGCGTGCGTGTCGGCGGACCGCGCCAGCTCGCACTTCATGCGTAGCGGCGCTTACACCCACTTCGCCGACTGGCGCTTCGTCCACCGTGCGCGCCTGAACCTCCTTCCCCTGAACGGCGCCGTCATGTGGGGCCCTCCAGACCGAGATCAGCGGTGCCGGACCTGCGGCTATCAGCGCGAGACACTACCGCACGTGCTGGGCCACTGCATCATTTACGgcccgcaggccgtaaatggctcttggtcattccacgcagcttaagatcacaaatatgtgctgccttccacgacgatccacaatctggccatgccggagttttcaaaacctatgaacgcattcgccatcgctactactggcgcggcatgtacaactttgtacgaaaatttgttcagtgctgccctgactgtcagcgtcgcaaatcaccgccttcacgcgcgtctggagccttgcagccacttccgtgccctgccaaccccttcgaccgcgtcggcatagatctctacggcccacttccgatgacaccgggtggcaatcggtggatcatagtcgctgtggaccatttgacacgctacgccgaaactgctgcgctgccaagtgccacagcgcggGACATAGCGTCTTTCctcctacgccgattcatccttcgacatggcgcacctcgggaactccttagtgacagaggtcgagccttcctctcggaagtcgtcgaagctctgctttccgaattccacgttgttcatcgacggaccacggcataccatccgcagactaacgggctcaccgaacgattcaaccgcaccctcggtgacatgctcgcgatgtacgtgacatctgatcattgtaactgggaccacgttcttccattcataacgttcgcatacaacaccgcgacacagtctaccacgggattctcacctttcttcctcctgtatggccgcgaaccttcgcacaccatcgacactctcctaccatatcttccggacgcttccgaatgcccacc
Protein-coding regions in this window:
- the LOC119375286 gene encoding uncharacterized protein LOC119375286, with the translated sequence MRPTTFTVSGVPISSLQDNEPLRFLGRPVGFRIPSGTGSTIDNAISQARAIMSSMLAPWQRLDAIRTFVYPALNFAMRCGVYSKTDWRRLDEAVRPLVKRTLYLPVNASTHYIYGSAAGGAAAIPVAAELSDVCRIDSAFKLLTTADRELRDMALSDAYAVASARLGWEATRSELEAYLSGDIEGVFRTPATQLRSVWTEARKASRRLHVAWTIAPDNTTLTCADVTITSTHRNRVMRSIREVLAADRDRALHAQPNQGKVMACVSADRASSHFMRSGAYTHFADWRFVHRARLNLLPLNGAVMWGPPDRDQRCRTCGYQRETLPHVLGHCIIYGPQARQLQHIKQASF